DNA sequence from the Cohnella herbarum genome:
TGACGCGGAACCAAGCTTCGTTGCCGAAGAAGAAGATCGGCTGAATGCCCAGCGTCCCCAGGGCTTGGTTAAACGCTCCTCCGTTAATGGAGAGAACGTCGATCAGGATGCCGCCCAGAATGACCCAAGATAGGAAATGCGGCAAATAAACGAGACTTTGCACCGTGCGCTTGAACCATACGATTCTCGCTTCGTTCAGCAATAAAGCGAAGACGATCGGCACGAGCAGCCCGGCGGCGATCTTCATCAGCGAGATCTCAACGGTGTTCCTAACGGTCTGCATCGTGTCCGGCAACTCGAACAAAAAGCGAATATGCTCGAGCCCGACCCATTCGGAAAACAAAAAACCCTTCGTCGGATTAAATTCCTGGAAAGCGATAACGATGCCCACCATCGGCAAATAGGCGAATACGAACAGAATGAGCATTCCGGGCGCCAGCAGCAAATGGAAGAACGCCCTGTCTTTCCTCGTGATCTTCATGTACAGTACCTCCCGCGAGCAGCGAAGCGGAGACCTGCCCGACGGCAAGTCCCGCGCTTCCTCTCCCCGTTACTTGGCCGACGCCCAAGCGTTGACTTCTTCCGTAATGGCGTCTCCGCCCAACTGTTTCCACTGCTTGACGAACTTATCGAACTCATCGATGTTCGAGGTGCCCATAATGATCTTGGTGAACGTCTCGGACTCGATCTTGTTCAGATTCGCCAGTCGCTTGACCATCGTGTCCGTAGGCGCTCCGAGGAACGATTGGTGAACGAAGTTCTCGCCGTATTGCTCCAGCACCGCTTCCGACTCGGAGAGATACTTCATGAACGCCCAGCCGTTCGGCTCGTTGTTCTTATAAGCGTCCCATTTCCATTTGCCGTCCGGATGAGTGACGAGAGAACCGTCATCCTTCTCCATGGCCGCTCTGAATTGTTTCCCGATGACCATGTTCTTGCCGGGATCGTCGAAGAAGTAAGGTTTGGCGTATTGGTGGATTTCTTTGCCCTTGTATTTATCGCTACCCTGGATTTCTTTATAGAACAAATCATTGTACTTGCCGCCTTCGATCCACATCTCCGCCCACAAGTTCATCGACTTCACGAGAGCTTCGGGGTTAGCCATGCCTTTCCGGGCAACCATCCAGTTATAGACGTTCGTCGGTCGCTTCGGAACGATCGTTCCGTCCGCTCCGGCCGGAATCGGATAAGCTGTCCAGTCCGATTCGGGAGTATGCGTCTTGGTCGTCGAGAGCGGATACAGCGGCTGCCAGAAGGCTCCGAAATAGATGCCGCCCTTGCCCGCGCCGATATCATCCGCCGCTTTGCCCCAATCCTTGGCTCCGAATTCGGGATCGATCGCTTTCGCCTTGTAAAGCTCTTGCAGCTTCGCTAACGCGGCCTTCATCTCGGGCTGGACGCTTCCATAGGCTAGCTTGCCTTCGCCGTCCTTGATCCAGATCGCCCGATATCCCTTATAGGCGGCGGCTACTCCATCGAAAGCCATTCCCAACGTATTGTCCAACGCGATGCCGTATGTGTCTGCTTTATTGTTGCCATCGGGATCCTGCTGAGCAAAAGCGGTCGCGACTGTCACAAGCTCATCGATCGTCTTCGGCGCTTGGAGCTTCAGCTTATCCAGCCAATCCTGACGGATATACATGATCGCCGCGTTCTCGAAATAGTCGACCGGTACCGGCATTCCGTAGATTTTGCCGTCTACGCTCGCTGCCTCGAAGCCTTCTCCTCCACCATACTCCATAGCTTTGCGCAGCAAAGGAGACGCGTATTTCTCGTAGGCTTCGGTCAGATCCGCCAGTTGATCCTGTTTGATCATTCGGTGCAGCTGGTTCACGTCCACCTTCGAAATATCCGGAAAATTGTTCGTGTTGATGGACAAGTTCATCTTCTCTACGGTTTGAGAAGCGTCCGATACCCACTTGTTTACGAACTGGATACCGAGAATGTCCTTGTAAGTACGGGTCATGATATTGTCGTTGATGCTTTCTCCGTCCGCGAACAGGACGTTCGTACCCGTCGTACCGACGACCGATACTTCGATCGGGGGATCGAATTTGCCGAGCGGGTCCTCCGCCTTTACTTCCGCCGCGGGCGTCGTCGCTTCCGCACTCGGGGAAGCGCTTCCGGTTTGCGCCGCGGGCGAACCGCTTGCCTGGGTATTGTCCTTCTTCGAACAGGCTGCAGCGAAAACCAACAGCAATGCCATTGCTACCATAATCATGCCGCGAATCTTTTGACCTCTCATACCGTTACCTCCGTTATGTTCTTTTTTCAGACTGGATTCCGACCCCTCTTAACGAAAGATGACCGCAAACACGTTAACGTGTTCATGGTCATCATTATAAAAGGACGGGAGTCTATTCTTTTAAGGAGTTGAAGTATACTTTCCAAAGGTCACTTCTCTCTAGCGCGATCCAGCACGCGATCCATCGCGGCCAGAATGTCGTCCGCGTCCCCTTGTCCGGCGATCCAGTCCTGAAATCCGGTACACAAAGCCTCCGCTACCCCGACCGGCCAAGCCTGATTGCTGAAGACCACGGACTCGTTCGTTTGCATAAGCGCCGCGTACTCATCGAATTCCGCTATTCCGACGTCTTCCCCCTTGAACGCGGGGAACACTTGATACTGCCGTTTGAACTCTTGGTACAAAGGGGAAGTCCTGTTGAATTGGTAGGCCATCGCGTCAAGCACCTCGGGCAGATTGCCGGTATTCTTGTTAATAACCGTGCCTCCCGCGGGACCTACCGACAGGATTAAGTCCGCTCCCGGCGCGTTGCCGGGCATGGGCATGAAACCCCTCTCGAACGTGTCGGCTCCCTGCTGGGTGAGGCTGCCATAGTCCCAATTGCCGCCGAAGATCATCGCCGCCCGGCCGTCGTTGAACCAAGCGGCCGCCTGGGCCTCGCCGGTCTCGAGAGAACCTTCGCTTATATATCCGCGATCGTACAACAACTTGTACATGTTCAGGACGTCTCGCCATTTCGATCCGGCGAACGTTCGGGTGCCGTCAAGCAGGCGCCGGTCGAAGTCGGGATCGTCAGGATAGACGATCGAAGCCGCGAGCGGATACAAGCCGAACTACAAAAACCACCAATCCTTATCCGGCATAACGATCGGCGTGATCCCTGCCCGCTTTAGTTTCTCGCACGCGACCAGAAACGAGCTCCAATCCTTCGGCCAATCCGAGATACCGTAACGTTCCAAAGCATCCTTGTTGTACCATACGCCCATCATGCTGAAGCCCTTGGGGAGACCGTATACCCGGCCGTCGACCGTGAAGCCTTCGAGCGCTTCCGGGGAGAAGGATTCGAGAATCTCGAGCCCCGTCAAGTCTTGCAAGTATCCCGCGCGCGCCAGACCTTCCAGCTGTTGCATCGGCCACCACTCGAAGAAATCCGGACCTTCGCCCGCGGAGAGCTGCATGAGCAAAGATTTGGTATAGGCGTCTTCTGGCAGCATCTCCGTCTCGATTCGGATATTCGGGAAGCGCTCCTCGACTAGCGTAGGGAACAACTGCATCACGTACCGATTGTTGTCCCTACCGTCGGAGGAAACGCCCATATGCATGAATTTCAACGTAACGGGGTTCGGCTCCGGACGGTTCTCTCCAGATTGCTCCGCGCAACCGGTTACGACGGACAACCCTATAATCAATTGGAGAAGGCTCGTCCATGTTCGTTTCAATGTCTCACCTCGGCAGACTCGAAATATGCTACTATTATAATTAAAAATGCTAGGTCGGAGAAGATAAGAATGAAGTTTGCCTGGGGACTCAAAAACCGATTATTGGTCGCACTCCTGCTGCTCTCCCTCATTCCGATCGTCATCGTCGTCGTCGTAACGAACCGGAATTACGCCGCTCTCGTGGAGAGCCAAGTGAAGGAAGTCTCTCTTAACTTGCTGGACCGTTCTTCCATCCGGATGACGAACCGGCTCGAAGAGATCGGGAGGGTTTCCTCCTATCTAGCCTATAGGCAGACGTCCGACTCGGATACGGTGCTTTCCTTCCTCGGGCAGCATGCCGAGGGGAATAATATCCTCCCTTACGACCGGCTGCGCCATACGCGCGAGTTCAAGGCGGCAACCGAGAGCTTGTTGCTCAACCATGACTATATCGAAGGCCTTTACGTGTTCGCGGAAGACGGCACGGTATTCGCCAATACCAAAGGTTCCGAGCTCAAAACCGACTATCTCCCTCTTTCGTCTTCCTGGTACCGCGATACGATTCGCGCGAAAGGCAAGATGATCGTCGGGGAGGTCGAGCGTCAGGATTTTCTGCTATCAAGCAATCCATCCATCGCTTTCTCAAGAGCTCTGTACGAACCGGTAACCAATCGTCGGATCGGGGTCCTGCTTATTAATTGCAGCTTGAACCTCTTCGATGAGCTTAAGGAGGGAATGCTTGCCCAGCAACGGATTTTTCTCCTCAACGGCATTGGAAACCGGCTATTCGGAGAGGGCGAGTTCGTCGACAAATGGGCA
Encoded proteins:
- a CDS encoding ABC transporter permease encodes the protein MKITRKDRAFFHLLLAPGMLILFVFAYLPMVGIVIAFQEFNPTKGFLFSEWVGLEHIRFLFELPDTMQTVRNTVEISLMKIAAGLLVPIVFALLLNEARIVWFKRTVQSLVYLPHFLSWVILGGILIDVLSINGGAFNQALGTLGIQPIFFFGNEAWFRVMLIATDVWKEFGFSTIVYLAALTGINPALYEAASIDGASRWQRVVYITLPGILPVVVLMSTLSLGNVLNGGFDQIFNLYNPMVISSADIIDTYIYRMGLIQAQYGLATAIGLLKSLIGFALIVTSYRLAYRYANYRIF
- a CDS encoding extracellular solute-binding protein, encoding MRGQKIRGMIMVAMALLLVFAAACSKKDNTQASGSPAAQTGSASPSAEATTPAAEVKAEDPLGKFDPPIEVSVVGTTGTNVLFADGESINDNIMTRTYKDILGIQFVNKWVSDASQTVEKMNLSINTNNFPDISKVDVNQLHRMIKQDQLADLTEAYEKYASPLLRKAMEYGGGEGFEAASVDGKIYGMPVPVDYFENAAIMYIRQDWLDKLKLQAPKTIDELVTVATAFAQQDPDGNNKADTYGIALDNTLGMAFDGVAAAYKGYRAIWIKDGEGKLAYGSVQPEMKAALAKLQELYKAKAIDPEFGAKDWGKAADDIGAGKGGIYFGAFWQPLYPLSTTKTHTPESDWTAYPIPAGADGTIVPKRPTNVYNWMVARKGMANPEALVKSMNLWAEMWIEGGKYNDLFYKEIQGSDKYKGKEIHQYAKPYFFDDPGKNMVIGKQFRAAMEKDDGSLVTHPDGKWKWDAYKNNEPNGWAFMKYLSESEAVLEQYGENFVHQSFLGAPTDTMVKRLANLNKIESETFTKIIMGTSNIDEFDKFVKQWKQLGGDAITEEVNAWASAK